In Planifilum fimeticola, the DNA window GCGTTTTCGCCTGATTACTAATATGGGAGCAGCCAACCCGATTGCCGCCGCGGAAAAGATTGTCGAAATCGCTTATCGACACAATATACCGATACGTGTGGCTGCGGTGACAGGAGATGACGTTCTACAGCATATCTCTTCTGATGAAGTGACGCTTGAAACGAAAGAGCCGTTGTCTCGTTTTGGGGAAATCATTTCAGCAAATGCATATCTTGGGGCGGATGCGCTGTTGCCTGCTCTGGAGACCGGGGCTGACATTATTATAACAGGACGAGTTGCCGATCCGTCATTATTTGTTGCTCCGATGGTTTATCATTACGGGTGGTCGTTGGATGATACCAATCGAATCGCACAAGGCACTGTAGTGGGACACCTACTAGAGTGCGCTGGGCAAATCACAGGTGGCTACTTTGCAGACCCCGGGAGAAAAGAAGTACCAAACCTTGCGGCTCTGGGATTTCCCTATGCCGATATAGCTTCGGACGGTACTGCTTTCATCAGTAAAGTGGCAGGTACTGGAGGTATAATCACCCTTGCCACTGTGAAAGAACAGCTCCTATATGAAATTACCGATCCTACTCAATATGTTACGCCGGATGTCATCGCCGATTTTACAACGGTTCATCTACATGAAGTCGGTCCGGACTGTATCGAGGTATCCGGTTGTAG includes these proteins:
- a CDS encoding acyclic terpene utilization AtuA family protein — encoded protein: MIRIGSGAGFAGDRLDPAIVLAEKGEIDYLVLECLAERTIALAQKQKRHDPTKGYNELLEKRMNLLLPLIQQKRFRLITNMGAANPIAAAEKIVEIAYRHNIPIRVAAVTGDDVLQHISSDEVTLETKEPLSRFGEIISANAYLGADALLPALETGADIIITGRVADPSLFVAPMVYHYGWSLDDTNRIAQGTVVGHLLECAGQITGGYFADPGRKEVPNLAALGFPYADIASDGTAFISKVAGTGGIITLATVKEQLLYEITDPTQYVTPDVIADFTTVHLHEVGPDCIEVSGCRGRFRPSTLKVSVGYHAGFLGEGEISYAGTNALARAKLAGEVVSQRLQDEYSELRIDYIGCTSLHGMSFGEGAPYEVRLRIAGKALFKEQAERIGEEVEALYTNGPAGGGGVRKYVNELVGIVSVTIPREKVIPQVIIREWGK